One segment of Streptomyces roseifaciens DNA contains the following:
- the ruvX gene encoding Holliday junction resolvase RuvX: MRRGRRISVDVGDARIGVASCDPDGILATPVETVPGRDIPKAHKRLVEIVTEYEPIEVVVGLPRSLKGGEGPAAAKVRTFAKEMARRVAPVPVRLVDERMTTVTATQGLRASGVSSKKGRSVVDQAAAVVILQNALETEKVSGRPPGETVEVVI, from the coding sequence GTGCGCCGAGGAAGACGCATCTCCGTCGACGTCGGGGACGCCCGGATCGGGGTCGCCTCGTGCGACCCCGACGGGATCCTCGCCACGCCGGTGGAGACCGTGCCGGGGCGTGACATCCCCAAGGCCCACAAGCGGCTCGTGGAGATCGTCACGGAGTACGAGCCGATCGAGGTCGTCGTCGGCCTGCCCCGTTCCCTCAAAGGAGGGGAGGGGCCGGCCGCGGCCAAGGTGCGCACCTTCGCCAAGGAGATGGCGCGCCGCGTGGCGCCCGTGCCGGTGCGCCTCGTCGACGAGCGGATGACGACGGTCACGGCCACGCAGGGCCTGCGCGCTTCGGGCGTCAGCTCGAAGAAGGGCCGGTCCGTGGTCGATCAGGCGGCCGCGGTCGTCATCCTGCAGAACGCGCTGGAGACCGAGAAGGTCTCCGGCAGGCCCCCGGGCGAGACCGTCGAAGTGGTCATCTGA
- the mltG gene encoding endolytic transglycosylase MltG translates to MTEYGRGSGSQPWHPDDPLYGDQGYSGQQQHPQQSQQPQYGHGQQQYGWDPSQGGQQQGGQQQYGQQGGGTYGGGQGDYYGAPDGYQQQPQQPQHPQHQQPHGQQGHQQPQPPQQQAHQAQQPQHQGYQPQQEWSEPDEEKISLFDDLPPATGRPGERDGEPAAEDEDEDDEPREERSRGRAGRGKGKKPKKNKRRSGTACLVVAVVLLGAVGGGGYLAYDYWQTHFGAAPDYEGQGSGEVRVEIPKGASLTVMGQALEKAGVVKSVGAFTNAAAKKSIQPGTYTLRKEMSGAAAVEMMTNAANFLTIAEGRRAVQVYAAIDEKLGLPAGTTKDVATKQAKSLGLPEWANTDPKIKDPLEGFLFPSQYSAGKGTKPETILKQMVARANENYAKQDLEGKARELGLKSPLQLITVASLVNAEGMTHDDFRKMARVIYNRLKPTNTETNGKLEFDSTYNYVKNQSKLDLSPKQLRALDNPYNTYFYKGLPPGPIGNPGEQALKAAMDPEQGDWYYFVSINEKTTFTKNLQEHQKLVDEFNKSRKPQ, encoded by the coding sequence ATGACTGAGTACGGCCGGGGCTCCGGCTCCCAACCGTGGCATCCTGACGACCCGCTGTACGGGGACCAGGGCTACAGCGGACAGCAGCAGCATCCGCAGCAGTCGCAGCAGCCCCAGTACGGTCACGGCCAGCAGCAGTACGGCTGGGACCCCTCGCAGGGCGGGCAGCAGCAGGGCGGTCAGCAGCAGTACGGGCAGCAGGGCGGCGGCACGTACGGCGGCGGCCAGGGCGACTACTACGGTGCGCCCGACGGCTATCAGCAGCAGCCCCAGCAGCCTCAGCATCCGCAGCACCAGCAGCCGCACGGCCAGCAGGGGCATCAGCAGCCTCAGCCGCCCCAGCAGCAGGCCCACCAGGCACAGCAGCCGCAGCACCAGGGTTACCAGCCGCAGCAGGAGTGGTCCGAGCCCGACGAGGAGAAGATCTCCCTCTTCGACGACCTGCCGCCCGCCACGGGCCGCCCCGGCGAGCGGGACGGCGAGCCCGCGGCCGAGGACGAGGACGAGGACGACGAGCCCCGCGAGGAGCGCTCCCGCGGCCGCGCCGGCCGTGGCAAGGGCAAGAAGCCCAAGAAGAACAAGCGCCGCAGCGGCACCGCCTGCCTCGTGGTCGCCGTGGTCCTGCTCGGCGCCGTGGGCGGTGGCGGCTACCTCGCCTACGACTACTGGCAGACGCACTTCGGCGCCGCGCCCGACTACGAGGGCCAGGGCAGCGGCGAGGTGCGGGTCGAGATCCCCAAGGGGGCCAGCCTCACCGTGATGGGCCAGGCCCTGGAGAAGGCCGGGGTCGTCAAGAGCGTCGGCGCCTTCACCAACGCCGCGGCCAAGAAGTCCATCCAGCCGGGCACCTACACCCTGCGCAAGGAGATGTCGGGCGCCGCGGCCGTCGAGATGATGACCAACGCGGCCAACTTCCTGACCATCGCCGAGGGCCGTCGGGCCGTCCAGGTCTACGCGGCCATCGACGAGAAGCTCGGCCTCCCCGCGGGCACCACCAAGGACGTCGCGACGAAGCAGGCGAAGAGCCTCGGGCTCCCGGAGTGGGCGAACACCGACCCGAAGATCAAGGACCCGCTGGAGGGCTTCCTCTTCCCCTCGCAGTACAGCGCCGGCAAGGGCACCAAGCCGGAGACCATCCTCAAGCAGATGGTCGCCCGGGCGAACGAGAACTACGCCAAGCAGGACCTGGAGGGCAAGGCCCGCGAGCTGGGCCTGAAGTCCCCGCTGCAGCTGATCACCGTGGCCAGCCTGGTCAACGCCGAGGGCATGACGCACGACGACTTCCGCAAGATGGCGCGGGTCATCTACAACCGTCTGAAGCCCACCAACACCGAGACGAACGGCAAGCTGGAGTTCGACTCGACGTACAACTACGTCAAGAACCAGAGCAAGCTGGACCTCAGCCCCAAGCAGCTCCGGGCCCTCGACAACCCGTACAACACCTACTTCTACAAGGGCCTGCCCCCCGGCCCCATCGGCAACCCCGGCGAACAGGCCCTCAAGGCGGCCATGGACCCGGAGCAGGGGGACTGGTACTACTTCGTCTCCATCAACGAGAAGACGACGTTCACCAAGAACCTGCAGGAGCACCAGAAGCTCGTGGACGAGTTCAACAAGAGCAGGAAGCCGCAATGA
- a CDS encoding shikimate dehydrogenase — MSRPEERRRAAVLGSPIAHSLSPVLHRAAYAELGLGEWTYDRFEVDEAALPAFLDGLDGSWAGLSLTMPLKRAVIPLLDEVSGTAASVEAVNTVVFTEDGRRLGDNTDIPGIAAALRERGVTETGSAAVLGAGATASSALAALAGICTGEVTVYVRSEARAAEMREWGERLGVAVRTADWSRAAEALAAPLVIATTPAGAADALAGAVPERPGALFDVLYEPWPTPLAAAWSARGGAVLGGLDLLVHQAVLQVERITGCPRAPLAAMRAAGEAALAARG, encoded by the coding sequence ATGAGCCGGCCGGAGGAGCGCCGCCGCGCGGCCGTACTCGGCTCCCCGATCGCCCACTCCCTCTCCCCGGTCCTGCACCGCGCCGCGTACGCGGAGCTGGGCCTGGGGGAGTGGACCTACGACCGCTTCGAGGTGGACGAGGCCGCGCTGCCGGCGTTCCTCGACGGGCTGGACGGCAGCTGGGCGGGGCTGTCCCTGACCATGCCGCTCAAGCGGGCGGTGATCCCGCTGCTCGACGAGGTCAGCGGGACGGCCGCCTCCGTCGAGGCGGTCAACACGGTCGTGTTCACCGAGGACGGCCGCCGTCTCGGTGACAACACCGACATCCCCGGCATCGCCGCGGCCCTGCGCGAGCGCGGCGTGACCGAGACCGGCTCGGCCGCCGTGCTGGGCGCCGGTGCCACCGCTTCCTCGGCCCTCGCCGCCCTCGCCGGGATCTGCACCGGCGAGGTCACCGTCTACGTCCGCAGCGAGGCCCGCGCCGCGGAGATGCGCGAGTGGGGCGAGCGGCTCGGCGTGGCCGTCCGCACCGCGGACTGGTCGCGCGCCGCCGAGGCCCTCGCCGCCCCGCTGGTCATCGCCACGACGCCGGCCGGGGCCGCCGACGCCCTCGCCGGTGCCGTCCCGGAGCGTCCCGGCGCCCTCTTCGACGTGCTCTACGAGCCCTGGCCCACCCCGCTGGCCGCGGCCTGGTCCGCGCGCGGCGGCGCGGTCCTCGGCGGCCTGGACCTGCTGGTTCACCAGGCCGTGCTCCAGGTCGAGCGGATAACCGGCTGCCCGCGGGCCCCGCTGGCCGCCATGCGCGCCGCCGGCGAGGCCGCCCTGGCCGCCCGCGGCTGA
- the aroC gene encoding chorismate synthase: MSRLRWLTAGESHGPALVATLEGLPAGVPITTDMVADHLARRRLGYGRGARMKFERDEVTFLGGVRHGLTMGSPVAVMVGNTEWPKWEKVMAADPVDPEELASMARNAPLTRPRPGHADLAGMQKYGIDEARPILERASARETAARVALGAVARSYLKETAGIEIVSHVIELAAAKAPLGVYPTPSDVEKLDADPVRCLDEAASKAMVAEIDQAHKDGDTLGGVVEVLAYGVPVGLGSHVHWDRRLDARLAAALMGIQAIKGVEVGDGFELARVPGSQAHDEIVSTEDGIRRTSGRSGGTEGGLSTGELLRVRAAMKPIATVPRALRTVDVTTGEAAQAHHQRSDVCAVPAAGIVAEAMVALVLADAVAEKFGGDNVAETRRNVQGYLENLAIK, encoded by the coding sequence TTGAGCAGGTTGCGCTGGCTGACTGCCGGTGAGTCGCATGGTCCGGCACTCGTGGCGACGCTGGAGGGCCTGCCCGCCGGTGTCCCGATCACCACGGACATGGTGGCGGACCACCTGGCCCGCCGTCGGCTCGGCTACGGCCGCGGCGCGCGCATGAAGTTCGAGCGGGACGAGGTCACCTTCCTCGGCGGCGTGCGCCACGGTCTGACGATGGGCTCCCCGGTCGCGGTCATGGTGGGCAACACCGAGTGGCCGAAGTGGGAGAAGGTCATGGCGGCCGATCCGGTGGACCCGGAGGAGCTGGCGTCGATGGCCCGCAACGCCCCGCTGACCCGCCCCCGCCCCGGCCACGCCGACCTGGCGGGCATGCAGAAGTACGGGATCGACGAGGCGCGTCCGATCCTGGAGCGCGCCTCCGCGCGCGAGACCGCCGCCCGCGTCGCGCTCGGCGCCGTCGCCCGCTCCTACCTGAAGGAGACGGCGGGCATCGAGATCGTCTCGCACGTCATCGAGCTGGCGGCGGCCAAGGCCCCGCTCGGCGTCTACCCCACGCCCTCGGACGTCGAGAAGCTCGACGCCGACCCGGTCCGCTGCCTGGACGAGGCGGCGAGCAAGGCGATGGTCGCCGAGATCGACCAGGCCCACAAGGACGGCGACACGCTCGGCGGCGTCGTCGAGGTCCTGGCCTACGGCGTTCCCGTCGGCCTGGGCTCGCACGTGCACTGGGACCGCCGCCTGGACGCCCGCCTGGCCGCCGCCCTGATGGGCATTCAGGCGATCAAGGGCGTCGAGGTCGGCGACGGCTTCGAGCTGGCCCGGGTGCCGGGCTCGCAGGCCCACGACGAGATCGTCTCCACCGAGGACGGCATCCGCCGCACCTCCGGCCGCTCCGGCGGCACCGAGGGCGGTCTGTCCACGGGCGAGCTGCTGCGCGTCCGCGCGGCGATGAAGCCGATCGCCACCGTGCCGCGCGCCCTGCGCACGGTCGACGTGACCACCGGCGAGGCCGCCCAGGCCCACCACCAGCGCTCCGACGTCTGCGCGGTCCCGGCCGCCGGCATCGTCGCCGAGGCGATGGTCGCCCTCGTCCTGGCCGACGCCGTGGCGGAGAAGTTCGGCGGCGACAACGTCGCGGAGACCCGCCGCAACGTCCAGGGCTACCTCGAGAACCTGGCCATCAAGTGA
- a CDS encoding shikimate kinase, with protein sequence MTTPVVVLVGPPGAGKSTIGALLAQRLGTGYRDTDADIEKTAGKPIPEIFIDEGEPHFRELERQAVRAAVAGHAGVLSLGGGAIMDDGTRGLLAGLPVVFLDVELADAVRRVGLDAPRPLLAVNPRQRWRELMEARRPLYTEVARATVATGGRTPDEVADAVLAALDLAPAPRDRTQDTTQ encoded by the coding sequence GTGACCACGCCCGTCGTCGTGCTGGTGGGCCCGCCGGGAGCCGGCAAGTCCACCATCGGTGCCCTGCTCGCGCAGCGGCTGGGCACCGGCTACCGCGACACCGACGCCGACATCGAGAAGACCGCGGGCAAGCCCATTCCGGAGATCTTCATCGACGAGGGCGAGCCGCACTTCCGCGAGCTGGAGCGGCAGGCCGTGCGCGCCGCCGTCGCCGGGCACGCGGGCGTGCTCTCCCTCGGCGGCGGCGCGATCATGGACGACGGCACCCGCGGCCTCCTCGCGGGGCTGCCGGTGGTCTTCCTCGACGTCGAGCTGGCCGACGCCGTACGGCGCGTCGGCCTCGACGCCCCGCGCCCGCTGCTCGCGGTCAACCCGCGGCAGCGCTGGCGCGAGCTGATGGAGGCCCGCCGCCCCCTCTACACGGAGGTCGCCCGGGCCACCGTCGCCACCGGCGGCCGCACGCCGGACGAGGTCGCCGACGCGGTGCTGGCGGCCCTGGACCTGGCGCCGGCTCCGCGGGACCGAACACAGGACACCACGCAGTGA
- the aroB gene encoding 3-dehydroquinate synthase, whose product MTDAPTRIQVAGSAGTDPYEVLVGRQLLGELPGLIGTKAKRVAVLHPEALAETGEAIRQDLAAQGYEAIAIQLPNAEESKTVEVAAYCWKALGQTNFTRTDVIVGVGGGATTDLAGFVAATWLRGVRWIAVPTTVLAMVDAAVGGKTGINTAEGKNLVGAFHPPAGVLCDLAALDSLPVNDYVSGLAEIIKAGFIADPVILDLIEADPEAARTPSGPHTAELIERSIRVKAEVVSGDLKESGRREILNYGHTLAHAIEKNERYNWRHGAAVAVGMVFAAELGRIAGRLDDATADRHKAILTSVGLPVTYRGDQWPKLVETMKVDKKSRGDLLRFIVLDGLAKPTVLEGPDPAMLLAAHAEIAA is encoded by the coding sequence ATGACCGACGCCCCCACCCGCATCCAGGTCGCCGGCAGCGCGGGCACCGACCCGTACGAGGTCCTGGTCGGGCGACAGCTGCTGGGCGAGCTGCCCGGCCTCATCGGCACCAAGGCCAAGCGGGTCGCCGTGCTCCACCCCGAGGCCCTCGCCGAGACGGGCGAGGCCATCCGCCAGGACCTGGCCGCGCAGGGCTACGAGGCCATCGCGATCCAGCTGCCCAACGCGGAGGAGTCCAAGACCGTCGAGGTCGCGGCCTACTGCTGGAAGGCGCTGGGCCAGACCAACTTCACCCGCACCGACGTCATCGTCGGCGTGGGCGGCGGCGCCACCACGGACCTCGCCGGCTTCGTCGCCGCCACCTGGCTGCGCGGCGTGCGCTGGATCGCCGTGCCCACCACCGTGCTGGCCATGGTCGACGCCGCCGTCGGCGGCAAGACCGGCATCAACACCGCCGAGGGCAAGAACCTCGTCGGCGCCTTCCACCCGCCGGCCGGTGTCCTGTGCGACCTGGCCGCGCTGGATTCGCTGCCGGTGAACGACTACGTCAGCGGCCTCGCCGAGATCATCAAGGCCGGCTTCATCGCCGACCCGGTCATCCTCGACCTGATCGAGGCGGACCCGGAGGCCGCCCGGACCCCCTCCGGGCCGCACACCGCCGAGCTGATCGAGCGCTCGATCCGGGTCAAGGCGGAGGTCGTCTCCGGCGACCTCAAGGAGTCCGGCCGGCGCGAGATCCTCAACTACGGCCACACCCTCGCCCACGCCATCGAGAAGAACGAGCGCTACAACTGGCGCCACGGCGCGGCCGTCGCCGTGGGCATGGTCTTCGCCGCCGAGCTCGGCCGCATCGCCGGCCGCCTCGACGACGCGACGGCCGACCGCCACAAGGCGATCCTCACGTCTGTGGGCCTTCCGGTCACCTACCGCGGCGACCAGTGGCCCAAGCTGGTGGAGACCATGAAGGTCGACAAGAAGTCCCGCGGCGACCTGCTGCGCTTCATCGTCCTGGACGGCCTCGCCAAGCCCACGGTCCTGGAGGGCCCCGACCCGGCGATGCTGCTGGCCGCACACGCGGAGATCGCCGCGTGA
- the aroQ gene encoding type II 3-dehydroquinate dehydratase, producing the protein MSGAREGAARRVLVLNGPNLGRLGSREPDVYGSTSYKGLVEECTRLGGELGFAVEVRETNDEGELVRWLHEAADGSVPVVINPGAFTHYSYAMRDAAAQRTAPLIEVHISNPYAREEFRHTSVIAAVASGTVAGFGIGSYRLALRALAEELPAAAG; encoded by the coding sequence GTGAGCGGGGCACGAGAGGGAGCCGCGCGCCGGGTCCTCGTGCTGAACGGCCCCAATCTCGGCCGCCTCGGCTCCCGCGAGCCCGACGTCTACGGCTCGACGTCCTACAAGGGCCTGGTCGAGGAGTGCACCCGGCTCGGCGGCGAGCTCGGCTTCGCAGTCGAGGTGCGCGAGACCAACGACGAGGGCGAGCTGGTCCGCTGGCTGCACGAGGCCGCCGACGGGTCGGTCCCCGTCGTGATCAACCCCGGTGCGTTCACGCACTATTCGTACGCCATGCGCGACGCGGCGGCCCAGCGCACCGCGCCGCTCATCGAGGTGCACATCTCCAACCCGTACGCCCGCGAGGAGTTCCGTCACACCTCCGTGATCGCGGCCGTCGCCAGCGGCACGGTCGCGGGCTTCGGCATCGGCTCCTACCGGCTCGCGCTGCGGGCCCTGGCCGAGGAACTCCCGGCCGCGGCCGGCTGA
- a CDS encoding AAA family ATPase, with amino-acid sequence MQHAVGAPLPPPPGQGPDSRLGGHPTMGSHPVPPVPAAPPAAGPPPAWPASPPPQAPPQPPPADATGHLMLPQGAPVPAAQPVDPAHAAVAVLLIGPAGAGKTTVARYWADTRRVPTAHISLDDVREWVRSGFADPQSGWNDHSEAQYRLARRTCGFAARNFLANGISCILDDAVFPDRPAVGLGGWKRHVGPGLLPVVLLPGLEVVLERNAERTGNRRLGDEEVARIHGRMAGWYGSGLPIIDNSQQDVTTTARLLDEVVARSLASPAGC; translated from the coding sequence ATGCAGCACGCAGTGGGAGCGCCGCTGCCACCGCCCCCTGGGCAGGGGCCGGACAGCCGGCTCGGCGGCCACCCGACGATGGGGTCCCATCCCGTACCGCCGGTCCCCGCCGCCCCGCCCGCCGCGGGGCCACCGCCCGCCTGGCCCGCCTCGCCGCCCCCGCAGGCGCCGCCACAGCCGCCGCCCGCCGATGCCACGGGCCACCTCATGCTTCCGCAGGGCGCCCCCGTGCCCGCCGCGCAGCCCGTCGATCCCGCCCACGCCGCCGTCGCCGTGCTCCTCATCGGCCCGGCCGGCGCCGGTAAGACCACCGTGGCCCGGTACTGGGCGGACACCCGCCGCGTGCCCACCGCCCACATCAGCCTCGACGACGTCCGCGAGTGGGTGCGCTCCGGCTTCGCCGACCCGCAGTCCGGCTGGAACGACCACTCCGAGGCGCAGTACCGCCTCGCTCGCCGCACCTGCGGCTTCGCCGCGCGCAACTTCCTCGCCAACGGCATCTCCTGCATCCTCGACGACGCCGTCTTCCCCGACCGGCCCGCCGTCGGCCTGGGCGGCTGGAAGCGCCACGTGGGCCCCGGCCTGCTGCCCGTCGTCCTGCTCCCGGGCCTGGAGGTCGTCCTGGAGCGCAACGCCGAGCGCACGGGCAACCGCCGCCTCGGCGACGAGGAGGTCGCCCGCATCCACGGCCGGATGGCCGGCTGGTACGGCTCGGGCCTGCCCATCATCGACAACTCCCAGCAGGACGTCACCACCACCGCCCGCCTCCTCGACGAGGTCGTCGCCCGCTCGCTGGCCAGTCCGGCCGGCTGCTGA
- a CDS encoding aminopeptidase P family protein — translation MSEVYAARRARLRERCHAAGSEAALVSGNANVRYLAGTAPAGAALLVCPGQDVLLCPCDPCGTPTVTRPAEDLRVVVLDGADGDPAVAGAERAVAAGAGSLAVEEHHLTVSRHRALQSVAPRLRLTDLGPAVEQQRLVKDDEEISSLRIAAEIADQALGELLESILVGRTERHLALELERRLVDHGATGPAFPTSVGTGPNSGLAGHLPSDRRVEEGDFLSVCVGADYRGYRSEIGRTFVIGTSPADWQIELYDQVFAAQRAGREALAPGTPCRDVDRAARVVLEAAGHGDRVGPRIGHGVGLENDEDPRLTPSAMGKLDACVPVTVDPGVHLPGRGGVRIDDTLVVRPEADGGPELLTITTKELLAL, via the coding sequence ATGTCCGAGGTGTACGCGGCACGCCGCGCCCGGCTGCGCGAGCGCTGTCACGCGGCCGGGAGCGAGGCCGCCCTGGTCTCCGGGAACGCCAACGTCCGCTATCTGGCCGGCACCGCCCCGGCCGGGGCGGCGCTGCTCGTGTGCCCCGGCCAGGACGTCCTCCTGTGCCCCTGCGACCCCTGCGGCACCCCCACCGTCACCCGCCCTGCGGAGGACCTGCGCGTCGTCGTGCTGGACGGGGCCGACGGCGACCCGGCCGTCGCCGGCGCCGAGCGGGCCGTGGCCGCCGGGGCCGGCTCGCTGGCCGTGGAGGAGCACCACCTGACGGTCTCCCGCCACCGCGCCCTGCAGTCCGTCGCGCCCCGGCTGCGCCTGACGGACCTGGGCCCCGCCGTGGAGCAGCAGCGGCTCGTCAAGGACGACGAGGAGATCTCCTCCCTGCGCATCGCCGCGGAGATCGCCGACCAGGCCCTGGGGGAGCTCCTGGAGTCGATCCTGGTCGGGCGCACCGAGCGGCACCTCGCGCTGGAGCTGGAGCGGCGGCTGGTCGACCACGGCGCCACGGGCCCGGCCTTCCCCACCTCCGTCGGCACCGGGCCGAACTCGGGGCTGGCCGGGCACCTGCCGAGCGACCGCCGCGTGGAGGAGGGCGACTTCCTGAGCGTGTGCGTCGGCGCGGACTACCGCGGCTACCGCAGCGAGATCGGGCGGACCTTCGTGATCGGCACCAGTCCGGCGGACTGGCAGATCGAGCTCTACGACCAGGTGTTCGCCGCCCAGCGGGCCGGCCGGGAGGCGCTCGCGCCGGGCACGCCCTGCCGGGATGTGGACCGCGCCGCACGGGTGGTGCTGGAGGCCGCGGGCCACGGTGATCGCGTCGGACCGCGGATCGGACACGGCGTGGGGCTCGAAAACGACGAGGACCCTCGGCTGACACCTTCGGCAATGGGTAAACTGGACGCTTGCGTGCCGGTCACCGTAGATCCCGGGGTACACCTCCCGGGCCGCGGCGGCGTCCGGATCGATGACACGCTCGTCGTCCGCCCCGAGGCGGACGGCGGACCCGAGCTACTCACCATCACGACCAAAGAGCTGCTCGCGCTCTAG
- the efp gene encoding elongation factor P codes for MASTNDLKNGMVLKLDGGQLWSVVEFQHVKPGKGPAFVRTKLKNVLSGKVVDKTFNAGVKVETATVDRRDMQFSYMDGEYFVFMDMKDYDQLMIDRKAVGDAANFLIEGFEATVATHEGEVLYVELPAAVELVIEHTDPGVQGDRSTGGTKPAKLETGYEIQVPLFVTTGEKIKVDTRTGDYLGRVNS; via the coding sequence GTGGCATCCACGAACGACCTCAAGAACGGCATGGTGCTCAAGCTCGACGGGGGCCAGCTCTGGTCCGTCGTCGAGTTCCAGCACGTCAAGCCCGGCAAGGGCCCCGCCTTCGTCCGTACGAAGCTGAAGAACGTGCTCTCCGGCAAGGTCGTCGACAAGACCTTCAACGCCGGCGTGAAGGTCGAGACGGCCACCGTCGACCGCCGCGACATGCAGTTCTCGTACATGGACGGCGAGTACTTCGTGTTCATGGACATGAAGGACTACGACCAGCTGATGATCGACCGGAAGGCCGTCGGCGACGCCGCGAACTTCCTGATCGAGGGCTTCGAGGCCACCGTCGCCACGCACGAGGGCGAGGTGCTCTACGTCGAGCTGCCGGCCGCCGTCGAGCTGGTCATCGAGCACACCGACCCGGGCGTCCAGGGCGACCGCTCCACCGGTGGCACCAAGCCCGCCAAGCTGGAGACGGGCTACGAGATCCAGGTCCCGCTCTTCGTCACCACCGGCGAGAAGATCAAGGTCGACACGCGCACCGGCGATTACCTCGGCCGGGTGAACAGCTAA
- the nusB gene encoding transcription antitermination factor NusB — protein MAARSKARKRAFQILFEADQRGITVQNVLADWIRHSRSDDRQPPVTEYTMQLVEGYAEHVARIDELIATYAVDWDLDRMPVADRNIVRLGAYELIWEDGTPDAVAIDEAVQLAKEFSTDESPSFVNGLLARFKELKPGLRRDEK, from the coding sequence GTGGCTGCCCGCAGCAAGGCCCGTAAGCGCGCCTTCCAGATCCTCTTCGAGGCCGACCAGCGCGGCATCACCGTGCAGAACGTCCTCGCGGACTGGATCCGGCACTCGCGGTCCGACGACCGTCAGCCGCCGGTCACCGAGTACACGATGCAGCTGGTCGAGGGGTACGCCGAGCACGTCGCCCGGATCGACGAGCTGATCGCGACCTACGCGGTCGACTGGGACCTGGACCGCATGCCGGTCGCGGACCGGAACATCGTGCGGCTCGGTGCCTACGAGCTGATCTGGGAGGACGGCACCCCGGACGCGGTGGCGATCGACGAGGCGGTGCAGCTCGCCAAGGAGTTCTCCACCGACGAGTCGCCGTCCTTCGTCAACGGTCTGCTCGCCCGCTTCAAGGAGCTCAAGCCGGGTCTCCGGCGCGACGAGAAGTAA
- the bldD gene encoding transcriptional regulator BldD: MSSEYAKQLGAKLRAIRTQQGLSLHGVEEKSQGRWKAVVVGSYERGDRAVTVQRLAELADFYGVPVQELLPGTTPGGAAEPPPKLVLDLERLAHVPAEKAGPLQRYAATIQSQRGDYNGKVLSIRQDDLRTLAVIYDQSPSVLTEQLISWGVLDADARRAVQHEDA, from the coding sequence ATGTCCAGCGAATACGCCAAACAGCTCGGGGCCAAGCTCCGCGCCATCCGCACCCAGCAGGGCCTCTCCCTTCACGGCGTGGAGGAGAAGTCCCAGGGCCGCTGGAAGGCCGTCGTAGTGGGTTCGTACGAGCGCGGCGACCGTGCCGTGACCGTGCAGCGCCTGGCCGAGCTGGCCGACTTCTACGGGGTTCCCGTGCAGGAACTGCTGCCCGGCACCACGCCCGGTGGCGCTGCCGAGCCGCCGCCGAAGCTGGTCCTGGACCTTGAGCGCCTGGCCCACGTGCCGGCCGAGAAGGCGGGCCCGCTCCAGCGTTACGCGGCGACCATCCAGAGCCAGCGCGGCGACTACAACGGCAAGGTCCTCTCGATCCGCCAGGACGACCTGCGGACCCTCGCCGTCATCTACGACCAGTCGCCCTCGGTGCTCACCGAGCAGCTGATCAGCTGGGGCGTGCTCGATGCGGATGCGCGCCGCGCGGTCCAGCACGAGGACGCCTGA
- the pyrR gene encoding bifunctional pyr operon transcriptional regulator/uracil phosphoribosyltransferase PyrR — MDAIPEASPMGSAPRPVLEAPDIARVLTRIAHEIVERAKGADDVVLLGIPTRGVFLARRLAAKLEEITGSATRVGSLDITMYRDDLRLRPARALARTEIPGEGIDGRLVVLVDDVLFSGRTIRAALDALNDIGRPRAVQLAVLVDRGHRELPIRADYVGKNLPTSLRETVKVQLTEEDGRDSVLLGVRAATPADAQ, encoded by the coding sequence ATGGACGCCATTCCCGAGGCGAGCCCCATGGGCTCCGCCCCCCGTCCCGTGCTCGAAGCACCGGACATCGCACGGGTCCTGACCCGTATCGCCCACGAGATCGTCGAGCGCGCCAAGGGCGCTGACGACGTGGTGCTCCTCGGCATTCCGACGCGCGGCGTCTTCCTCGCCCGCCGGCTGGCCGCCAAGCTCGAAGAGATCACCGGCAGCGCGACCCGCGTCGGCTCCCTCGACATCACCATGTACCGCGACGACCTGCGGCTGCGCCCGGCGCGCGCCCTGGCGCGCACCGAGATCCCCGGCGAGGGCATCGACGGCCGCCTGGTGGTCCTCGTGGACGACGTGCTCTTCTCCGGCCGTACGATCCGCGCCGCGCTGGACGCCCTGAACGACATCGGGCGCCCGCGCGCCGTCCAGCTCGCGGTCCTCGTCGACCGCGGCCACCGCGAACTTCCCATCCGTGCCGACTACGTCGGCAAGAACCTCCCGACGTCGCTGCGGGAGACGGTCAAGGTCCAGCTCACCGAGGAGGACGGGCGCGACAGCGTCCTGCTCGGCGTGCGCGCGGCCACCCCTGCCGACGCGCAGTAG